The nucleotide window aataatgaagctAAGTCTACTTGATGTTTCCAGTGTGAAACCAGTTAGCTACCCTGAGATTTAATACTAAATATCGGTTAGAAAACACTTACGAAAATTTCCTAATCACTTTCCATCCAAAATTTAAAACTCTTCGCTACCatacaacaaagaaaaaaatgagtagatacatatgcatgtacctCGCGACAAACCGCACTTCCAGCGTTGGTTATTGACGTTCTTCATAAATGTGTTACATTGCAGATTACTAGCGCTTTTTGAGCACTTTTTCAAGTATTTGTTTAGGCGCTGGAATTACAATCCTTTTAATGTGATTTCATATTTCTTTcaggcaatttttttttttttttttttttcacttaaaaccAAATGAAATGAAGTGATGTCCCGTTGATGAATATGTTGGGTGTGAAAGAGGCGCCTGCAAATGAACTGGAAGGTGGTGAGAAAAATGCATGATGAAAAACTTAGGAAAATTAaggaaagcaagaaaaaattgtaaacttcgactgcaccgaagctgtaataccctacacaggtgcattttttataacataaaagggcgtacaaagattttttatttttatttggttcgCTCAGTTTGTTGGGCTATTATAAGCTATAATGCTACGATCAGAACAATATATTCGAAGATTGTAGCGACGACTTAGGCAATAACTCAGGTcaacttttgtgaaaatatcttgtcaaataaaaaagtttgcaaaacaAAGATTTTGTTTTGAAgggtcggtttgtatgacaactatatgttatagtagttcgatctgtaTAAAATTTTGGGATGTTGAAGCAATGCCTTGGTCAACAATATGTCTCAAATTTATTGAAGATggcttctcaaataaaaaagtttgccatacaaagAGTTGCTTTCGATAgtgtacagtttgtatggcagctatatgttatagtgatccgatctgaaaaatatgttcacAGATTATAAAGTTGTCTAGGATAATAAGTTATCTAGATATTTGGGTAGATATCTCGTCACATAAACAAGTCTTTCATACATGGACCCGATTATGATcgatgtatatgctatagtagtccgatctgaacaacatATTTGGGGATTCATGGTTTAGCTTAGagaataatttttgcaaatttcgtaaatatatctcttcaaataaaaaagtttgctacaagcacttgattccgaacgtccagtttgtatggcagctatacgctgtagtggtccgatctaaaagaACTGTTCGCACTATAGCAATACCTTAGACAATAaatgtcgaatttcgtgaagatatcttctcaaataaaaaagtttgccatacaaagACTTCATTTTGAGgggtcagtttgtaaggcagctacatatatgctatagttgtcccaTATTagcgatttcgacaaataagtAACTTCTTGAATAGAAAAGGACGTACGCTAAATTTCAcggcgatatctcaaaaactgttcagggtatacaaattaatttaaagaaatgcGTTTAATGAACGAATGAGACTATTTGTGTCTCTGTGTCCGTGGGCGGGtgcattttttatgatttatgtaaaaatatgaatttttcggGTAAACCGTTACTAATGCCCTAAAGTAGAAATGCATTAGCGAAACATTGACTATGAACACGAGGCACACAAGACGAGCGTGCTGAATGAAGAAGTGTAGTATAAGCACAAGAACAAAAAATCCAAAAGAAAAACgaacaaaagaaaatgaaaaaattgaaaaaaggaaGCGAGAAAAGCACagttattaaagtaaaatccaAACATTTGTTCTGCCTAGTTATCACTGTGCTATTCAGCTAAAGTGTTTATGCATAGAGTGTTGCACTAATCCTTTTGCCTTGCAACGCTAAACGACAAGCACACAGAGCCGAGCATGTATGAGGAGCAGATGACGAGTGGTGAGCGGGcgcattaaaaacaaaagctcTGCGAATGATTGTAGCAATTGCTGCAAAAATGAATAAGTGAGAAATGTGAtgcgaaaaatatttcttaaaaaattagagaaaataatgaaaaaggtACAATGAAAATGGTCAAAGGTAGACTGGAATTTTCTTTTGCTTAAAAACCAATTGCAATTCCAAAAGTTTACGTGCCAAAGCAAAAATTAGtgcaaataaaaagttattattaGTCATACATACACCTAACGAAAGAGATAGGCCCCTTGAGAATAAATTAATGGCTTTGGAGTCTCTTAAAGTTCGTGCCGGCGTAAGGGGAGACTGTAACCACAAAATACGATCAAAAAGTAACAACATGATTAGGTAataggttgggttaggttatACTGGCTGGCTGTCACGCCCTAGGCTACGAaatctgaccggagacttaattcttgTGCCACGGGAAGAGAAGCCTTTGGAATTCGATCCAACCTGAAAATGCGGTCTGGCCCCTCAGAGAATATCGTGGACTACCAAGGTgattagtgtgtccattccacactgctaATTGGTACTCAAAAATGCCTGGCATTTTCAGTGcactgatcaacgcattgatttgatgaTGATTttatttgatccgctgtgcttttgagcggcGTTGGATAAGACTGTGGTCAGCTGGTACCAACTTTAAACATACAGGACGTTGTCACGCCACAGTCCCTAATAAAGCCATATTTTTACATGTGTCATCGTCAATAATGTCCACACATCTCGCATGTGATGTCAATAAGTTGTGCTTTGTAACTAGGCCAACAACCTTCCTGCAGTCTTTTCGAGAACATGTGAGTAAAAAGGATGCGTATTTTCCTTCCGTACTCTTACAAATGATCATAGTAATCCTGCATGTCCTTAACTCATTCCATGTCACCCTGATCCGTCTGTCAGTCTTCATCAGTTCGAAAATTTCGTTGTGTATCGTTCTTAACGAGTTGAGTATACCCTGAACTGGTTCTCTAGCCAAGTGGCTGgcacttttggcaatctcatAAACCGTTTCGTTTCGCGGAATGCACTTCTGGTCCGAAATCGCTTTCCGCCTGATATCTTATCTACTGCCTCCCTGCTTCTAAGAATATTCTATGGTGCAATGCGAACtgaaattattgctttaattgttGCCTGGttccttcttttttattggcgtggACACCcattacgcggttatagccgattaCTGCGCGGCTACCGCTATATattgatgtcttttatggcattTCCTGCGTTATTAATTATCTCTGCAGCTTTCCTGACCACAAAGACTTCTGCCTGGAGGATAATGCGGTACTCCGACAGTTTGATGAGTCGTTTGAGTTCGAGCTCTGCGCAGTAGATTCCGGCGCTCATTCCATTAGCCATTTTTAAATCGTCCGTGTAGGTGATAAAAATTTCGTTGGTGGGTCGCATGCTTCTGCGTCATGCACCCTCCTTTAACGTAACTTATCTCGCCTATCAAGAGTTATGGGGTCTATTTTATTCATTGACCCCCTGCTTATGGagcaatgtccgaagattgttATGGAAATCTATCCTAACGCTGCCTATCTTAAAGCTAGTTTCACTACAGAGCTTTCCACTGCAATTTCCATTAGCGGTAGGAGAATTAATTTTTCTAGGGCAGTCGGTGGAGTGATTCTGAGTTCTCTCTTTATAGAGAGACCCACTCTATTCGCTCCAACATTTTTCTATAAGAGATTTTGCTGACAGCGGTCCACTACACCAAAGCACCATAAAGTAAGAAGCAGAAGGCTGACTAACGTAGCACTAACACATAAGGCCAAGTGATAGGCTTCATATAGAAAGTAGCATCTTCTTACATGCTTATGAGACGCTACTGTCCTCTTTCATTCTCTCCTCCACGTTGAACTTACACAACAGTTTGCTAACCAAAATTATGTACTTCCAGGTACTTGGTTTCCGGTATGAAATTTTGGGGATAACTGTCCACCATATCAATGGATGAGGCCAAGTGATAGGCTCCATGTAGATCTAGCATCTTTTTACATGCTATATTGGCTCCACTGGCCTATTTCATCTTCTCCTCCACATTGATTGTCCACATCAGTTTGCTAATCAAAAGTACTTCTTGTTACTTGGCCCCATGATGTCCTTAGCTTCCTCTCACACACTTAGAGAGTACCACTGGCCTTTTTTACCCTGTCTACCAACCTAAGTTTCCACTTCAGCCTGCTATTAATTCCAGGTACTTGGTATACTTGGTATAAACCTTAATTGTTGGCTCTACCAAATTGAGTTTCAGGGATGATACGATCTTATACCACCTTGTAGAGTATATAGCCGATATCACTCATCGGTGTATGACTCTCAGAGCGTTCTACATCACTTTACTAGCACCCCCTACAAGAGTTCCCCTTTGAAAAATCTGACTTGCTTGAATTCCACCTTAATATTCCTGCAGCTCAGTAGAGTTTTTATGCAAGCTATGATGGCGGGATTTATCTAAGCTATTTCCAGACTTTTAACAATTGCGCCATTGGATACACATTCAACTGTTACAACAAAGCAGAAGCAGGCTTCTGGTCCTTTTTGCCCAAAATACTGGAAAGATTTTAGTTATTAATTCTCTCTTTAAGCTAACCTAACCTCAACTTCTACAAATACTTGATTTCAtagtcattattttttatttcacttaatttttacAGTTATGTTTGTATTGAATTcatgtaaaaaaaacttaagttaCAACAAAAGACTCTCTCAGCTTAAAATAGTGtagatatatgtaaacaaattagAAACTTTAAAACTAAATACACTTACAACAATTCGAATGCTTATAGACTTCTTAAACAATTATAGCAGTCGATTAAGTCTAATCAAAACTTCTATGCTTATGACGTAATTAACTCTATGTGTTGTTGGTATATTTTTActagataaatatgtattttaaaaattctcagCTCGCTCGTTCAGTTTCTCTCTCGCTCTCTTTATAACGTTATATGTGATATTTGTGGTCATTTTATGGCTCATTTGAAGCATGCTGGCCCCACCTTGAAACCAAATGCTTGATCCGTACGCGCAAAGTCCCGCGGATAGAAGTCCACCAGTGGCAGATAATTGAGCCGTTTGGTGCGTACCAAGAGCACAGTCTCGCCATGCGCGTTTGGTTGCTagagaaaacagaaaaatagGGTTTAAAAACTCCACAGAGAGACCAATTCTTCATTACCTGACACTCATCGCGCAGCACTTCCGGTTTAAGATCTGTACCCTCGTGTGCGATTTCCATGTCGTTTTCGCCAAGCAGTCGCAGCGACTGCGCATAACCCTGTTCCGCTGCGCTGTACCAAGCCACCGAATTGCTGCAGATGTAGGTGAAATTCTGATGCGCCTCCTCAGTTAGCAGGCGCAAGAAGGTCAGCTGCACAGAGCCCACGCCGTCGTAGGTGATTTTTTCGCCACCACTTAGGCGTGAATACCAATCGAGTTGGCCGGGTTGACGACGCGGTACCAATGGCGCTTCTGCTGTATGCGCATCTGGTTGTATGCAGGTCTCGCCGCCGGCGCTCATGTTGCAGTAGACATAGATCGCATCATCGGGCATGCCGGCGTTCGGATCGACCCAGTACCAGCCATTCTCGAATTGTGGATGCGCATAGTGTAGGTCACGGCAGGTGCGCACGGGGTTGTCCTGCGTGCCGGTCGGTTTGCGCATGCGGTCCATTTCTAAACGCATGCTGTAGATGGCGCTGTACATGTCCACCAGTTTACCGCCCGCTGCCGCTTCGCCGTGTAGTGTTGGCTTCTTCTTACGTTTTCGTTTTGATTTCTTGTGATGGTCTTGTGTAGCGCTTGTAGGTTCTGGCGCTGAAGGCACACccataatttcattgaagtCATCATCTTCTTCAAATGGCACTAAATCCTCGTGTATGTCTATATCGCGTCGTCGACGTGTTTCCGCTTTTGTGCCCGAGTATTGTTGCATTTGGAAGAGCAGTTCTGGTGGTATGAGTGGAGCTTCGGCTGGCGCACCTGGTGGTCCAGCTGGTCCGGGTGGACCTGTGTCACCTTTATCGCCAGCTGCTCCTTCAGTTCCTTTAGGTCCGGGTGGACCAATTGGTCCAGGTTGGCCTTGTGGACCATCATTGCCTTTAGGTCCGAGTGCTCCTACAGGGCCTGGTTCGCCCTTGCGTCCCTCTGGTCCATGTGGGCCACGTAAGCCGCGATCACCTTTATCACCTTGATCACCTTTCAATCCCACCATTCCTAATTCGCCACGATGGCCTTTTGGCCCACGTCTACCACGATCACCTTTGGGTCCTGCTGGTCCTTGTTCTCCAATACTGCCTTCTTTTCCGGGTACACCCTCTGGTCCGGGCAATCCTGTTTCACCTACTTCACCCGGCAATCCTCTTGTACCAGGCTGTCCCTGTAGTCCGGGCAATCCCTGTGGGCCTAAAATACCTTGCGGTCCTTGCGGCCCCAAATCGCCCTTATCACCTTTTTCACCAATTGGTCCTGGGCTTCCTTGTAAGCCAGCTGGTCCTTCAGGACCTTGTTTTCCTGTTGGGCCAGGTTCACCTATTCTGCCTTCTGGTCCCATATCGCCGATTGGTCCCTGCTCGCCTGGTTTTCCATCTTCACCGTCAGGTCCCACATCACCTTTTGGTCCCATCAAACCGGGCTCACCTCTCGCGCCTGGATAACCACGTGGGCCAACAGCACCTTTTGGCCCCTCTTGACCTTGTATGCCTTTTCGTCCAGGTGGACCGATTGGCCCAGATTTACCTTGCTCTCCTTTAGGGCCTGGTGACCCAGGTTCCCCTATTTTACCCATTGGACCCACAGGACCCGGAGGCCCTTGTGGTCCATCTGAACCCGTTGCACCTTGAGGACCGCGGGGTCCAGGTTTTCCCTGTTGTCCATGTACTCCTACGGAAATAATATAAATAGCATTTCTTAATTCCAAATTTATTTGAAGTACGAACCTTTCAATCCTCTTCTGCCTTGTTCTCCTGGCAAACCTGGTGGTCCTACTGGACCAATTAGTCCATCATCACCGCGCTCACCTTTAAGGCCTGCTGGCCCTGGTAGACCTTGAACACCTGGTTTACCAACAGGTCCTGGTAGGCCGGGTTTTCCATCTTCACCTTTAATACCCCTTCGACCAGTCTCTCCTGGCGGTCCCTTGTCCCCCGGCGAGCCAGGTGGTCCAGATTCACCACGTGGCCCTTGTGCTCCAGTGGATCCTACTGGAccctaaaatatttcattattaaatcaTCTTGAAAGAATCAGCACTTAAATTGAACTTACTGGTTCGCCCCTACTTCCTTTCAGACCTTTTTCACCAGGTGGTCCAGTTTCTCCTTTGTCACCATCTTCACCGGGCGTACCTTGAGGACCCGGCGGCCCTGGTAAGCCACGTAGTCCAGTCAAACCGTCTCTACCAGCTGGCCCAATTGGTCCTTTTTCACCAGGTTCACCTTTAGCACCAGGTGAACCCGCACTGCCTGGAGGACCAGGATTTCCTGGAGCACCCTGGGGACCGGAATTTCCAGGCTCCCCCGACTGACCTTTATCACCAGGATACCCAGGGGCACCTAGTAAACCTTGCTCCCCTTTCAGACCAGGTAATCCAGGCTGACCTTGATGACCACGTTCACCTGGAAAACCCGGAAGACCTGTTGCACCCTGCGGTCCAGGGATTCCTATAGGACCAATCGGACCAGGTGGGCCTTCTTTGCCTGATTCACCCGGTAAGCCTGCTTCTCCTGGTAACCCTGGCAAACCTGGTGCTCCAGACTCTCCAATAGGGCCTAGTTCGCCAGGTGCTCCACGTGGTCCAATAACTCCTGGTTCTCCTGGAGGTCCAGGTTTTCCCGCTTCGCCCTTTAATAAAAGAATGCAATAAATACATCTTATTTAAATCCTACATGCATTATACATACAGGCTGCCCTCGTTCTCCTGGTGGACCCATAACACCGTTCTTCCCATCTGCGCCAGGTGCACCTGGTAATCCAATGAAACCACGCGGACCTTCTGTTCCTTGTGGCCCACTTTCACCTTGAGGGCCTGGTGCTCCAGGTTGACCGGTGTCCCCTTTCGGCCCGGGATTACCATCGTTACCACGTCTTCCCCTCGAGCCTCTAAAGCCTCTAGGGCCCATTTCACCACGTTCACCCGACTGTCCTTGCAAACCACGTTCGCCTTTTATACCCGCCGGTCCGGAAGTTCCAGTTGCACCTTTGTCTCCCTTATCACCAGACGGACCAGGATAACCTTGAAAGCCTTGTGGACCTTGTTTACCCTTTTCACCGGGTAAACCTTGTGAACCAGTTTCGCCTCTTGGACCCTCAAAACCTTTTGGACCCTCTGGACCTTCTGGGCCTGGGCTACCAGGTGAACCTGGTGAGCCACGTTCACCAGGCAAACCAGCATCACCCTTTTCACCGTCTAATCCTCTGTCGCCGTTATCACCTTTATCGCCAGGAGAACCACGTTGTCCATCGTCGCCTTTAAGTCCGCGAGGCCCGGGAAATCCGACAGGACCTTGTACGCCTTGCATTCCTTGGTCGCCTTTTGGCCCAATGGCGCCTGGTGTGCCCGCATGACCAGGAGCACCATCTGCCCCAGGCAAACCTGGAAGTCCAGGCTTACCAGGTGGTCCAGCAATACCGGGCGGTCCAAGATTTCCTTGAGGCCCAGGTGCTCCAGGAGGACCATTTGGACCTATTTGCCCTGGAGGCCCTGCTGGTCCTGTTAAACCAGTAGCACCTTTGGCTCCCTGTTGGCCTTCTGCTCCTTGTAACCCTGGATTGCCTGCAGGTCCTGGGAAACCACGTGGTCCTGGGAAACCGCGTGGGCCCTgaagcaatttatttattagaaaatttaaaaccatataatatttatcaaataacTCACCAGTTCTCCAGGTAAACCAGGTAGGCCAGGTGGTCCTTCTTCGCCAGGATGTCCTTCTACACCTTGCTGGCCTTTCTCACCCGTTAGGCCTGGTAAACCACGATGACCCTTTTCACCCGGCAAACCAATAGGACCCATTGGACCGATTTCACCTTTCGGTCCCTGAGGTCCAACTGCTCCTCGTTCACCATCTCTTCCAGAACGACCACGTCGTCCATCACGTCCCGGTGGGCCACTAGGTCCTCGCAATCCTCGTAACCCCTGCCGAAGGTATATATTCTAAACGTTAGGTCAATATGTAAAGCaggaaattagcaaaaaatttaattaccgGTTCCCCAACATCACCGGGTTCGCCCTTATCACCACGTTGACCAGGCATACCTGGTGGACCAGGTACTCCTGTGAGTCCCATCGGTCCTTCAGGTCCACGCAAAGCCATctgaaatcgaaattttttctataagatACAACAAACCGCATAGTTTTCGGCTACTTGCCATATGTTGAGATATCATTTGTCGCAGAGCCTCCGCTTGTGTATCCGGTCCCTTCTCATTGCCACCTTGTGTCgtctgtaaaaaataaataaattcaaatcatTTAGTTCGTTTTTATTAGTATTAATCAAAATCTTACAGGAACTACAAACACATGTCCTGGTGGTCCTTGTATGCCTTGAGTGCCCGCCAAACCATCTCGACCAGCTTCACCTTTTGGTCCTGGTTCGCCCGGTGGTCCAGGCGTGCCAGTATAACCTCTGGGACCGGGATAACAGATGGTGTTACTACCACCCACAACATAGCTTGGATCTGACGAATTCTGTTTGGGGCCACCATTTCTTCGTCCATCTACATTTCGATTTACCGCGGGGATGTGAGGCTCTGTAGAATTTACGTTGGATTCATTGCCATCAGATTCCAAACCTTTTCTGGCTTCTTCGTTGTCATTAGTTTCTTGGTTAGAGGGTGTGGTAAAATCAACATAATTGTCAAAGTTCAGATCCAAATTTGGGTCGATGGCATAATCATCTGAATCAAATTCTGCTGGGAAATTCGGTAGAGCAGCACTTTCTTGGCCACCTtcaccaacaccaacagcatTTCCGCTAATACCATTAGCGCCTTGTTCCTGTCTTCGTCCACCACCGTTCACTTGGAGGTTTCCAATTAAATCGCCGCTATCTACCAGAGGTCCCGAGCTATAACTACGTGAATTGCTGTATTGAAAGTTAGGACCACTTGCAAGGACCCCACCAACAGCTCCATTTATTGCTCTGCCATCGAGTTGCCTCCTACCTTCGAAAAGACCGAGCGTGGCTCCACCCAAACCGGCGCCATCGCCGACTCCATCACCTGCTCGcccattgctgctgctgctcgatGATGATGACCACGACCAAGTGGCAcctccaccaccaccaccatcaccGCCACCAACGCTTGTATATCGCTCTAAAGTAACAACGCCTTGTTGCACACAAGGTGTGGCATAACGTGTACAAACTTCATAACCCGCTTCCGGACTATTTACAATGGCCATCAATTGCACATCACCGGCGAAAAATCCCTGATCATTTGTCATTTGTGCGCCAGTAAGTATTAGGCCATTTGTCGAAATGGTGCTGCCACGAGAACGCTCCACTCTACGCGTCACCTGTTTGGTACAATCCACCACCAAAGTTGCAGCCGTGCCTTTCACACTCACACCAATGCGATGCCAATTCGTATCACTTATACCAATCCCGAAATTAATGGTGTTACGTTGGCTGAAAGTCGCATCTGATTGCTCATAGCTAAGACTAATCTCCTTGCCAAGACTAAGCGAAAGTACCTCCTCACTCTCGTCCGAATAGATGGTAAAAATGGGCGCCTTCGTTGGATTCGTTTGATTGCTGCGCAAagctaaaataattgaaaagtcCGTGGGAAAACCATTGGGGAAGGCTTGTGCGGTTTGTATGGTAAGCATAGCATCTTTGGAGATGCGAAAAGCTGGCGAGTTGTATACTTGATAAGGATTACGTTCCACGCCGCACATGCCCGGTACACCAATGATACCAGGCGGCAGTTCGGGTAAGCCGAACTCGCGTATTAAATTCACAAAGCCATCTGGAATATATATGTTGAGCATTGTTAAGAAATTATACATTTATTCGACGGAAAGAGGTTTGAGTAGTCCTCTTagaaataaaggaatttttgaTACATTTAATCTTATTTGGGGGTACTTCTCATAAAATGTAGAATCTGTGGACTTCCAGAAGTGAAAACTAATCCACTTTGTCTTTGGGAGATTATATGGAAGCATTTCGATTCGCATATTGAAAACCAGTTACTACTTATTTGCTTTATACTTGATTTAAGTCTGACTATTAAATGGAATCCGTAACCTAGGTTTGTCTAAAACAAAATGGCCGGGATTTTAGTTTCACCAAAAGTACCCTAATTaaagaaaacagcctcggattaGTGAACTTTTGGcaacaggtgcttcttcggACTGATTAAGCAAATGAGAAGTAAAgtgctctctcgacgaacaaagacaaaactcattaagtcactcatcatcctcgtcctgctatttggtgcagaggcatggacaatgacaacatctgatgagtcgacagaACGAGTTTTGGAGAAAAAgtttctgtggaagatttatggttttcGGTGCATTTGCAGTGGCTTGGCAACTGACTCCAAAAGCTAATGCAAGCTTTCTTTCGTTTGGCGCGGATCCTCATCGACCAACGTATTCAATTCACGGTCTTCAAAGGGTTTTGTGATTATTTCACATGGATTGCCGTTAATATCGAAATCGCCGTCTTTGAAGGAACGAAACCATTCACGGCATGTTGTTTCACTTGGGCTAACAGCTCAGTAAACTTTTTGGAGCTTCCGATGTGCTTCAGCCGTCGACACCTTTGACTGAAGGCAGAAAATTAACGCACTCTGCAAATgacgattatttgacaaaaaacgATAAGTATTCGCATTCCCAAAAGTATATGACACATGAACAAAGTCACTAACATGGAAACTCAGTTTCTTTTCCAAATGTCTAGGTTAAGTCTATCACGTTTTGGATGTATCACCAGTAGCTGCTGGAGCGACCTATTGACAAACAATGGGAACTAAAATTAGTCAATATCTCAAAGTAGAACGCTCGCCACAGCATTTCTAACTTCAAACCACTCATAGTAGCCGCCTGCCTGTCTAAAGATCTCAAGG belongs to Bactrocera dorsalis isolate Fly_Bdor chromosome 1, ASM2337382v1, whole genome shotgun sequence and includes:
- the LOC105233645 gene encoding collagen alpha-2(XI) chain, whose translation is MRFPWNVMLRNHHLTGLTKIGFYIVFAVTLLATNFTTARAAEPSDDGFVNLIREFGLPELPPGIIGVPGMCGVERNPYQVYNSPAFRISKDAMLTIQTAQAFPNGFPTDFSIILALRSNQTNPTKAPIFTIYSDESEEVLSLSLGKEISLSYEQSDATFSQRNTINFGIGISDTNWHRIGVSVKGTAATLVVDCTKQVTRRVERSRGSTISTNGLILTGAQMTNDQGFFAGDVQLMAIVNSPEAGYEVCTRYATPCVQQGVVTLERYTSVGGGDGGGGGGATWSWSSSSSSSSNGRAGDGVGDGAGLGGATLGLFEGRRQLDGRAINGAVGGVLASGPNFQYSNSRSYSSGPLVDSGDLIGNLQVNGGGRRQEQGANGISGNAVGVGEGGQESAALPNFPAEFDSDDYAIDPNLDLNFDNYVDFTTPSNQETNDNEEARKGLESDGNESNVNSTEPHIPAVNRNVDGRRNGGPKQNSSDPSYVVGGSNTICYPGPRGYTGTPGPPGEPGPKGEAGRDGLAGTQGIQGPPGHVFVVPTTQGGNEKGPDTQAEALRQMISQHMMALRGPEGPMGLTGVPGPPGMPGQRGDKGEPGDVGEPGLRGLRGPSGPPGRDGRRGRSGRDGERGAVGPQGPKGEIGPMGPIGLPGEKGHRGLPGLTGEKGQQGVEGHPGEEGPPGLPGLPGELGPRGFPGPRGFPGPAGNPGLQGAEGQQGAKGATGLTGPAGPPGQIGPNGPPGAPGPQGNLGPPGIAGPPGKPGLPGLPGADGAPGHAGTPGAIGPKGDQGMQGVQGPVGFPGPRGLKGDDGQRGSPGDKGDNGDRGLDGEKGDAGLPGERGSPGSPGSPGPEGPEGPKGFEGPRGETGSQGLPGEKGKQGPQGFQGYPGPSGDKGDKGATGTSGPAGIKGERGLQGQSGERGEMGPRGFRGSRGRRGNDGNPGPKGDTGQPGAPGPQGESGPQGTEGPRGFIGLPGAPGADGKNGVMGPPGERGQPGEAGKPGPPGEPGVIGPRGAPGELGPIGESGAPGLPGLPGEAGLPGESGKEGPPGPIGPIGIPGPQGATGLPGFPGERGHQGQPGLPGLKGEQGLLGAPGYPGDKGQSGEPGNSGPQGAPGNPGPPGSAGSPGAKGEPGEKGPIGPAGRDGLTGLRGLPGPPGPQGTPGEDGDKGETGPPGEKGLKGSRGEPGPVGSTGAQGPRGESGPPGSPGDKGPPGETGRRGIKGEDGKPGLPGPVGKPGVQGLPGPAGLKGERGDDGLIGPVGPPGLPGEQGRRGLKGVHGQQGKPGPRGPQGATGSDGPQGPPGPVGPMGKIGEPGSPGPKGEQGKSGPIGPPGRKGIQGQEGPKGAVGPRGYPGARGEPGLMGPKGDVGPDGEDGKPGEQGPIGDMGPEGRIGEPGPTGKQGPEGPAGLQGSPGPIGEKGDKGDLGPQGPQGILGPQGLPGLQGQPGTRGLPGEVGETGLPGPEGVPGKEGSIGEQGPAGPKGDRGRRGPKGHRGELGMVGLKGDQGDKGDRGLRGPHGPEGRKGEPGPVGALGPKGNDGPQGQPGPIGPPGPKGTEGAAGDKGDTGPPGPAGPPGAPAEAPLIPPELLFQMQQYSGTKAETRRRRDIDIHEDLVPFEEDDDFNEIMGVPSAPEPTSATQDHHKKSKRKRKKKPTLHGEAAAGGKLVDMYSAIYSMRLEMDRMRKPTGTQDNPVRTCRDLHYAHPQFENGWYWVDPNAGMPDDAIYVYCNMSAGGETCIQPDAHTAEAPLVPRRQPGQLDWYSRLSGGEKITYDGVGSVQLTFLRLLTEEAHQNFTYICSNSVAWYSAAEQGYAQSLRLLGENDMEIAHEGTDLKPEVLRDECQQPNAHGETVLLVRTKRLNYLPLVDFYPRDFARTDQAFGFKVGPACFK